In Anopheles cruzii chromosome X, idAnoCruzAS_RS32_06, whole genome shotgun sequence, one genomic interval encodes:
- the LOC128279006 gene encoding uncharacterized protein LOC128279006, with amino-acid sequence MDRPRRKRTVKKMAQFYLPVLLLFISTALSADWSASCLSNCICKWSNGKKSAICNGAGFTAVPSNLSTELQVLVLNDNSIPYLNREEFTSLGLVNLQKVHLKHSRVKYLHREAFKNLKILVEVDLSENEIETLDKQTFAGNNRLRIINLYENPIKILVAEQFPVLPYLRNIDLHSCQLRYVAETAFSNLDLLEFLDLSRNRLENLPHHVFNHMKNLKTLILEENWWNCDCHLRDFRNWYLNSSLNRRSLVCQRPLAHKGLSWDYLEADQFGCMPMVEIFRDEYEIEDLGTNITYKCMVAGDPEPTVRWDVNGKDVDQDNAIIETERHIAYDGSVTIWSNLTILNVTNNDSGFYTCTAQNRIGLVCKNFSLVLPEVVERVIIKTPETFWYFGLILGIFGTIFGLLALSVVVCLVKRKLRMRRRRKTIKSSVSFNDQEKKLLDLSITTNERQEFSASDVMTPSTKTDSTIAMEPVQITIESIATAAAKREEFPGLNLGVFPPPPEFCTQMISNPTFSNIYISVSVTQDPLDSGEVNIYPDLLNIPNRPMPKLPPVSVASYATLPRKGGGASSRAAVTAAGSPAAAAAAAAAAASHVTTIAQPAPPMGAGSPLTCTAGLSSTEGPLALTDSIVNYGQVTLRDDGCELSSPVSSLPPAPVSMCAECSKAINSTTAAAAVASFGPSTVKYAGARLLPGELTVLPGIKCENTLPCLKYDNMGRRYTASGNSTLSLPDDLKPTVGSPFVKQDIDPIVEDEAAAAAHHHDHPHDHPHDHHGLDAQAAQTSLVISLADGSSGAAMHQQPGSGPVSGLYGAGGDFVSL; translated from the exons ATGGATCGTCCACGGCGCAAGCGAACAGTGAAGAAGATGGCACAATTTTACCTACCAG tgttgctgctgttcatTTCGACCGCACTGTCGGCGGACTGGAGCGCCAGCTGCCTGAGCAACTGCATCTGCAAATGGTCGAACGGCAAAAAGTCGGCCATCTGCAATGGGGCCGGCTTCACGGCGGTCCCGTCGAACCTGTCCACCGAGCTgcaggtgctggtgctgaaCGACAACAGCATCCCGTACCTGAACCGCGAGGAGTTCACCTCGCTCGGGCTGGTGAACCTGCAGAAGGTGCACCTGAAGCACTCGCGCGTCAAATACCTGCACCGGGAGGCGTTCAAGAACCTCAAGATCCTGGTCGAGGTGGACCTGAGCGAGAACGAGATCGAAACGCTGGACAAGCAAACGTTCGCCGGCAACAACCGGTTGCGCATCATTAACCTGTACGAGAACCCGATCAAGATACTGGTCGCCGAGCAGTTCCCGGTCCTGCCGTACCTGCGCAACATCGACCTGCACAGCTGCCAGCTGCGGTACGTGGCGGAGACGGCGTTCTCCAACCTGGACCTGCTCGAGTTTCTCGATCTGTCCCGCAACCGGCTGGAGAACCTGCCGCACCACGTCTTCAACCACATGAAGAACCTGAAGACCCTGATCCTGGAAGAGAACTGGTGGAACTGTGACTGCCACCTGCGCGACTTCCGCAACTGGTACTTGAACAGCTCGCTGAACCGGCGCAGCCTGGTCTGCCAGCGGCCGCTCGCCCACAAGGGCCTCTCGTGGGACTACCTGGAGGCGGACCAGTTCGGGTGCATGCCGATGGTGGAGATCTTTCGCGACGAGTACGAGATCGAGGACCTCGGTACGAACATCACGTACAAGTGTATGGTGGCGGGcgacccggaaccgaccgTACGCTGGGACGTGAACGGGAAGGACGTGGACCAGGACAATGCGATCATCGAGACGGAGCGCCACATCGCGTACGATGGCAGCGTGACGATCTGGAGCAACCTCACCATCCTGAACGTGACGAACAATGACTCCGGGTTCTACACCTGCACCGCCCAGAACCGGATCGGGTTGGTGTGCAAAAACTTTAGCCTCGTCCTGCCGGAAGTGGTCGAGCGGGTGATCATCAAGACGCCCGAAACGTTCTGGTACTTCGGCTTGATCCTGGGCATCTTCGGTACCATCTTCGGGCTGCTGgcgctctcggtggtggtctgcCTGGTGAAGCGCAAGCTGCGGATGCGGCGCCGCCGGAAAACGATCAAGAGCAGCGTCAGCTTCAACGACCAGGAGAAGAAGCTGCTAGACCTGAGCATCACGACGAACGAGCGGCAGGAGTTTAGCGCGAGCGACGTCATGACACCGTCGACCAAGACCGACTCGACCATCGCCATGGAACCGGTCCAGATCACGATCGAGTCGATCGCGACGGCCGCGGCCAAGCGCGAGGAGTTCCCGGGGCTCAACCTAGGCGTgttcccgccgccgcccgagtTCTGCACGCAGATGATCTCGAACCCGACGTTCAGCAACATCTACATCTCCGTGTCGGTGACGCAGGACCCGCTCGACAGTGGCGAGGTGAACATCTACCCGGACCTGCTGAACATACCGAACCGGCCGATGCCCAAGCTGCCGCCCGTCAGCGTCGCCTCGTACGCCACGCTGCCCCGCAAGGGCGGAGGAGCGAGCTCGCGCGCGGCTGTCACGGCCGCCGGTTCgcctgcggccgccgccgccgccgccgccgcggcggcGTCCCACGTCACCACGATCGCCCAGCCGGCGCCGCCGATGGGCGCCGGTTCGCCGCTCACCTGCACCGCCGGCCTAAGCTCGACGGAGGGGCCGCTCGCGCTCACGGACAGCATCGTCAATTACGGGCAGGTCACGCTGCGCGACGACGGGTGCGAACTGTCCTCGCCGGTCTCCAGTCTGCCACCGGCGCCCGTCAGTATGTGCGCCGAGTGCAGCAAAGCGATCAATTCGAcgactgcggcggcggcggttgcgtcGTTCGGACCCTCGACGGTCAAGTACGCCGGggcccggctgctgccgggcgaGCTGACCGTGCTGCCGGGCATCAAGTGCGAGAACACGCTGCCGTGTCTGAAGTACGACAACATGGGCCGCCGGTACACGGCCAGCGGTAACTCGACCCTGTCGCTCCCGGACGACCTGAAACCGACCGTCGGCAGCCCGTTCGTCAAGCAGGACATCGACCCGATCGTCGAAGatgaggcggcggcggcggcccaccaccacgatcATCCCCACGATCATCCCCACGATCATCATGGTCTGGATGCGCAAGCGGCCCAGACCTCGCTGGTGATCTCGTTAGCGGACGGGTCTTCCGGGGCAGCCATGCACCAACAACCGGGGTCAggtccggtttccggtttgtaCGGAGCGGGTGGTGACTTTGTTTCCTTGTAG